AATCTTAGGGAAGAACAACAATGCGTTAGCTCCCCTTCACCTGATAATCAGGATTGAGCAATGACTAAAATTCCACACTGGTGGCAGAACGGCGTTATCTATCAAATTTATCCCAAAAGTTTTCAGGACACGACCGGCAGTGGAACCGGCGATTTAGCGGGTGTAATCCAGCGACTGGATTACCTTAAAGAACTTGGCGTGGATGCCATCTGGTTGACGCCGTTCTACATTTCGCCGCAGGTGGATAATGGTTATGACGTGGCGAACTACACGGTTATCGATCCGATTTTTGGCACGATGAACGATTTCGATAATCTGGTGACAGAGACACACCGGCGTGGAATGCGGATCATTCTGGATATGGTGTTTAACCATAGCTCCACGCAGCATCACTGGTTTCATGAAGCGCTGAATCCTGAAAGCCCCTACCGCTCTTATTATATCTGGCGGGACGGCACCCCCAGCCAGCCACCGAATAACTGGCTGTCGAAGTTTGGTGGCAATGCCTGGCGCTGGCACCCGGAAAGTGCCCAGTACTATATGCACCTGTGGGCACCGGAACAGGCCGAACTGAACTGGGAAAACGAAAATTTACGCGCGGAGTTAAAGCAGATTGTTAACTTCTGGGCCGATCGTGGTATCGACGGACTCCGGCTGGACGTGGTGAACCTGGTGTCCAAGCATCAGGATTTCCCTGACGACCCCAATGGCGATGGGCTGAGGCTCTATACCGATGGTCCGCGCATTCACGAATATATGCAGGAGATGAGCCGGGATGTGTTCCGCCCGCGTGAGCTGGTGACCGTGGGTGAAATGTCTTCCGCCACGCTGGAGCACTGCCAGCGCTACGGCTCCCTGAGCGGTGAAGAGCTGTCGATGGTGTTCAGCTTCGATCACGTTGAGGTGGATTTTTACAACGGCCAGAAATGGACGCTGACGCCGCTGGATCTGGTGGCGCAAAAGGCGATTTTCAGCCACTGGCAGCATGGTATGCACAATCAGGCATGGACCGCGCTGTTCTGGTGTAACCACGATCAGCCGCGTGTGGTGTCACGCTGGGGAGATGAGGATCGCTATCGCGTGCAGTCCGCCAAAATGCTGGCGCTGGTGCTGCACGGTATGCAGGGCACGCCCTATATCTTCCAGGGAGAAGAGCTGGGAATGACCAACCCGCACTACACCCGCATCATTGATTACCGCGATATCGAAAGCCACAACATGTATGCCGAACTGCGTTCTCAGGGGCGTGACAGCGATAATCTGCTGGAAATTCTCGCCAGCAAATCGCGGGATAATGGCCGCGCGCCCATTCCCTGGAACGCCGGAGAGAATGGGGGATTTACCAGCGGCACGCCGTGGATAGGGATGTGCGACAATATGGAAACGATCAACGTGGAAGCGGCCTTAGCGGATGAAAATTCGGTGTTTTACACCTATCAAAAGCTGATTAAGCTACGTAAAAAGTACCCAATCCTCACCTGGGGTAATTATCTCGATCTGCTGCCGGATCATCCCTATCTCTGGTGTTATGGCCGACGCTACGAAAACGAGACGCTGGTCGTTGCCACCAACTTCAGCTCTGAAACCCAGGTCTGGCATCCCCCGGCCTATCGCGGCGAATGGGAAGTTCTGATCAGTAATTACCCCGATACTCACGTCACACCGGGCGAAGTGATGTTACGCCCGTGGGAAGCGGTCTGGTGGTATCAGAAGCGCGAGTTACATCGGTGAGAACAGCGCGGCCAGATCGTCACTGGTGAAGCTGGCCGGTTCAGTTAATTCATCTTCCAGAATACCGCCGGCGAGTTCGGCTTTCTGCTGCTGCAGCGCCACTATCTTCTCTTCGATAGTGCCTGCAGCAATCAGCTTGTAGACGAAGACCGGTTTATCCTGCCCCAGACGGTAGGCACGATCGGTGGCCTGATTTTCGGCGGCCGGGTTCCACCAGGGATCGTAGTGGATAACCGTGTCTGCCGCCGTCAGGTTCAGTCCTACTCCTCCGGCCTTCAGGCTGATCAGAAACACCGGCACTTCACCTTCCTGAAAACGTCGTACCGGCTCGGTTCTGTCACGCGTGCTGCCGGTGAGGCTGACAAAGGGAATGTGTGCTTTTTGCAGCTCTTCGGCAATCAGCGACAGCATGGTGGTGAACTGTGAGAAGATCAGGATACGGCGATCTTCTTCCAAAAGTTCGCTGAGCATTTCCCGCAGCAGCGTCAGCTTTGCCGACTGCTTCACCTTCACCGCTTTATCCATTTTTGCCAGACGCGGATCGCAGCAAATCTGCCTTAGCTTCAGCAGGGCATCCAGTACCAGCAGATGGCTCCGGCCTGCCCCCTGCTGCTGCACCGCGAGGCGCACGCGATCCTGCATGGCACCGCGTACCGACTCATACAGCTCCAGCTGGCTTCCTTCCAGCTCCACAGACCGTACGATGGTGTTCTTCGGCGGCAGCTCTTTAGCCACCTCCTGTTTGCGCCGCCGCAGCATAAACGGCCTGACGCGCCGTGCCAGCAACTCCCGACGCACCCGATCGCCGTTGCGTTCGATGGGCACCCGCCACTCCTGAGTAAACTCTTTTTCACTGCCCAGAAAGCCGGGCAGCAGAAAATCAAACTGTGACCAGAGTTCGCCGAGGTGGTTTTCCAGCGGGGTGCCGGTCAGACAGAGGCGGTGGCGTGACTTGAGTGAACGGATCACCGAAGCCGCCCGCGAGGCGCTGTTTTTTACGTACTGCGCCTCATCCAGAATCAGCAGGTGATAGCTGTAGGCCAGCAGCTGCGGCTGATCGCGCCACAGCAGCGAATAGGTGGTCAGCACCACATCGTAATTTTCGATCTGCTCGTAGAAGTCTTTGCGCGCCGGGCCGGTCAGCGCCAGCACTTTGAGGTCTGGCGTAAAGCGGCTGGCTTCCTGAGTCCAGTTATAGACCAGCGTGGTAGGCACGACGATCAGCGCGGGGCGATCCAGCCTTCCCGCTTCTTTCTCCAGCTGGAGATGCGCCAGCGTCTGGATGGTTTTGCCCAGCCCCATGTCATCCGCCAGTATGCCGGAGAGATCCTGCGCACGCAGAAACTGCATCCAGTTAAGCCCCTGCTGCTGGTAGTCACGCAGCTGTGCCCGTAGCCCTGCTGGTGGCTCAACCGGCAGAATTCCTTCACTGGAACGCAGACGTTCAGCCAGCTGATGGACGCCGCTGTCGCCATGAAACTGCCAGCGACCGGTGTCGCTCAGCGCGGTCAGCCTGCCCGCCTCGTAAGGCGCAATGCGTAATGGCGTGCTCATGCCCAGCGCGAACAGGTCAATCAGATTGCCCACCAGCGGCTTCATCACGCTGGCGCTGATATGTAGCCGTTCGTTGCGATCGCTTCTGAGTTCGATCACCTCCTCATCCGGGATCTGGCTGAGGTTGCCGGAAAACCAGCGGGGATCTTTCTGGAACAGGCCTGCCAGCAGCGGTTGCATACGCACCTGGCGTTTTCCCACGCTGACTTCCAGCTCCAGATTGAACCAGCCATCCTGGCCCTGAATAGCTTTACCCTCTACTCCCGTAATGTCGGTGACGTTCCAGGTGAAGTCCTCATCCATGCTCACTTTCCAGCCGCGCCTGCGCAGGCGGGGAAGCTGAGTGCGGATAAAATCACGCCACTGGGTGGGCGTTTCCGGCGCAAAAATAGAGGGCGGCAAAGGCGCGGATTCGGGCGTGTAGATATGGCCGGCAGGAATGGTATCCAGCCCGGCGGCGTTGATTTCAGCCAGCCAGTGCTGTTCCCGCTCCTGCTGGCGGAGGATCAAAAAAGGCGTGCCGTGACGATCGGAAAACCGCTCGCCGGTGCTCCCGGCGGCCACCCTAACGCCAGCGTAGTCGAAATGCACGGCGGCGAAATCCAGTTTCTTTTGCCGGTGCCCGTAACGACCAAACCCACTGACAAATTTGGCCCGGGATTCCAGCCTGAGAGTGGGGACAGGGTCAGCAATGATGCGATCTGTGGGAGCCTCTGCCGGCTGGGCTTCCGGCTGCTGCTGAAGATTCGCCAGCATTACCGCAGCCACATGGCGACAGTTGTTCTTCACCGGGCAGGTGCACTCACCGCTGGCGAGCAGCCTGCCCTGCGGCAGACTGAAATGCACCATAACCTGAAACGGCTCCACCTTTCTGCCCGGCACTTCACCGGTCAGCAGGTTGTTCTGCCACTGAATATTCTGCGCTTTTTCCACCAGGCTTTTTGCCCTGGCAACGGTGCGCGCACCGATCCATCGGCTGACCTGTTTTTCGTTATATGTTACAGAAGGCATCAGACAGTATCCCGGGATCTCCTGAGCAAAAACATGTTCGCTCTGCATAACAGGCAATAATATGAATTCCACCGCCATGAATGCAACTTTCACGGGAAAATCCGTCAGCAAAAAATGCTTTCCATCCCCTGCTTCAGCCCTTTATTTCACCTTCGCCCACAGAATGTCCGCCTTCAGGTGACAACCGACCCGCTATTCCACTCCCTTTGCCAATCTTTGTTCCAGGTCAACAAAGCCGCAGTTATATCCACCAAAACACTACATATAGCGTCTATCATGCACTTCACTTTCTACATATAGATATCGGGATGAGGGCGACACAGTGGCGAGGGTAATTAAACGCGATGGGTGTAATGTGGCATTCGACGAGACGCGCATTGGGGAGGCCATTCTGGGCGCCGCCCGTGCGGCAAAAATAGACGACGAAAACTATTGCGCGGAAATCACCCGCCAGATTTGCCAGCAGCTGCAGCAACACGATCGGCTGGATATCAGTGATATTCAGCGCACGGTAGAAAATCATCTGATGGCGGGCCGTTATCCCGAACTGGCCCGCACCTATATTGAATACCGTCACGACCGCGATCTCGCCCGCGAGCTACGGGGAAAGCTGAACAAAGCCATTCGTGGTCTGGTCGAGCAAACGAATCCAGCCCTGCTGAATGAAAATGCCAACAAAGACAGCAAAGTGATCCCTACCCAGCGTGATTTACTGGCCGGTATTGTCGCCAAACATTACGCCACGCAGCATATTCTGCCCCGCGATATCGTGATGGCCCATGAACGTGGCGAGATCCACTATCACGATCTGGATTACTCGCCCTTCTTCCCGATGTTCAACTGCATGCTGATCGATCTGAAAGGCATGCTGACCCAGGGCTTCAAGATGGGCAATGCGGAGATTGAGCCGCCGAAATCGATCTCCACGGCTACCGCGGTCACCGCGCAGATTATTGCCCAGGTCGCCAGCCATATTTATGGCGGCACCACCATTAACCGCATTGATGAAGTGCTGGCTCCCTTTGTTGAAGCCAGTCTGGAAAAGCACCGCAAAACCGCACTACGCTGGCAGATAGCGGATGCTGAAGCTTATGCCCTGGAACGCACCGAAAAAGAGTGTTACGACGCCTTCCAGTCACTGGAATATGAAGTTAATACGCTGCATACCGCTAACGGACAGACGCCTTTTGTCACCTTTGGTTTTGGCCTGGGCACCAGCTGGTCTGCAAAACTGGTTCAGCAATCCATACTGCGTAATCGTATCGCCGGGTTGGGTAAAAATCATAAAACGGCGGTCTTCCCTAAGCTGGTGTTTGCCATTAAAGCAGGGCTGAACCGCCTGCCGGGCGATCGCAATTACGAGATCAAGCAGTTGGCCCTTGAGTGCGCCAGCAAGCGGATGTATCCCGATATCCTTAACTATGAGCAGGTGGTGAAAGTCACAGGTTCGTTTAAAACGCCGATGGGATGCCGCAGTTTCCTGGGGCCGTGGGAAGAGAACGGTGAGCTGGTGCACGAAGGCCGCAACAATATCGGGGTAATCAGCCTGAACCTGCCACGCATTGCGCTGGAAGCCAGAGGCGATGAACCCCGCTTCTGGGAACTGCTCGACCAGCGTCTGACGCTGGCGAAAAAAGCGCTGATGACCCGCATCGCCAGGCTGGAAAATGTGAAAGCCCGCGTGGCGCCCATTCTCTATATGGAGGGAGCCTGCGGCGTGCGGTTGAAAGCCGATGACGATGTGGCAGAGATCTTCCGGCATGGCCGGGCCTCGATCTCGCTGGGCTATATTGGCCTGCACGAAACGATAAATGCCCTGAGCGGCGGGGAAACACACGTTTACGACGACGAACAACTCCGCGCAAAAGCCGTGGCTATCGTCAGCCATTTGCGCCAGGCAACGGAACGCTGGAAAGCGGAAACCGGCTACGGCTTCAGCCTCTACAGTACCCCCAGCGAAAACCTGTGCGATCGCTTCTGCCGTCTGGATGCGGCGGAATTTGGCGTGGTGCCCGGCGTGACGGATAAAGGGTACTACACCAACAGCTTCCATCTGGATGTGGAAAAAAAGGTGAACCCTTACGATAAGATCGATTTTGAAGCGGCCTATCCCCCTGTCGCCAATGGCGGATTCATCTGTTAC
This genomic window from Erwinia sp. E_sp_B01_1 contains:
- a CDS encoding alpha,alpha-phosphotrehalase gives rise to the protein MTKIPHWWQNGVIYQIYPKSFQDTTGSGTGDLAGVIQRLDYLKELGVDAIWLTPFYISPQVDNGYDVANYTVIDPIFGTMNDFDNLVTETHRRGMRIILDMVFNHSSTQHHWFHEALNPESPYRSYYIWRDGTPSQPPNNWLSKFGGNAWRWHPESAQYYMHLWAPEQAELNWENENLRAELKQIVNFWADRGIDGLRLDVVNLVSKHQDFPDDPNGDGLRLYTDGPRIHEYMQEMSRDVFRPRELVTVGEMSSATLEHCQRYGSLSGEELSMVFSFDHVEVDFYNGQKWTLTPLDLVAQKAIFSHWQHGMHNQAWTALFWCNHDQPRVVSRWGDEDRYRVQSAKMLALVLHGMQGTPYIFQGEELGMTNPHYTRIIDYRDIESHNMYAELRSQGRDSDNLLEILASKSRDNGRAPIPWNAGENGGFTSGTPWIGMCDNMETINVEAALADENSVFYTYQKLIKLRKKYPILTWGNYLDLLPDHPYLWCYGRRYENETLVVATNFSSETQVWHPPAYRGEWEVLISNYPDTHVTPGEVMLRPWEAVWWYQKRELHR
- a CDS encoding DEAD/DEAH box helicase translates to MPSVTYNEKQVSRWIGARTVARAKSLVEKAQNIQWQNNLLTGEVPGRKVEPFQVMVHFSLPQGRLLASGECTCPVKNNCRHVAAVMLANLQQQPEAQPAEAPTDRIIADPVPTLRLESRAKFVSGFGRYGHRQKKLDFAAVHFDYAGVRVAAGSTGERFSDRHGTPFLILRQQEREQHWLAEINAAGLDTIPAGHIYTPESAPLPPSIFAPETPTQWRDFIRTQLPRLRRRGWKVSMDEDFTWNVTDITGVEGKAIQGQDGWFNLELEVSVGKRQVRMQPLLAGLFQKDPRWFSGNLSQIPDEEVIELRSDRNERLHISASVMKPLVGNLIDLFALGMSTPLRIAPYEAGRLTALSDTGRWQFHGDSGVHQLAERLRSSEGILPVEPPAGLRAQLRDYQQQGLNWMQFLRAQDLSGILADDMGLGKTIQTLAHLQLEKEAGRLDRPALIVVPTTLVYNWTQEASRFTPDLKVLALTGPARKDFYEQIENYDVVLTTYSLLWRDQPQLLAYSYHLLILDEAQYVKNSASRAASVIRSLKSRHRLCLTGTPLENHLGELWSQFDFLLPGFLGSEKEFTQEWRVPIERNGDRVRRELLARRVRPFMLRRRKQEVAKELPPKNTIVRSVELEGSQLELYESVRGAMQDRVRLAVQQQGAGRSHLLVLDALLKLRQICCDPRLAKMDKAVKVKQSAKLTLLREMLSELLEEDRRILIFSQFTTMLSLIAEELQKAHIPFVSLTGSTRDRTEPVRRFQEGEVPVFLISLKAGGVGLNLTAADTVIHYDPWWNPAAENQATDRAYRLGQDKPVFVYKLIAAGTIEEKIVALQQQKAELAGGILEDELTEPASFTSDDLAALFSPM
- the nrdD gene encoding anaerobic ribonucleoside-triphosphate reductase, with protein sequence MARVIKRDGCNVAFDETRIGEAILGAARAAKIDDENYCAEITRQICQQLQQHDRLDISDIQRTVENHLMAGRYPELARTYIEYRHDRDLARELRGKLNKAIRGLVEQTNPALLNENANKDSKVIPTQRDLLAGIVAKHYATQHILPRDIVMAHERGEIHYHDLDYSPFFPMFNCMLIDLKGMLTQGFKMGNAEIEPPKSISTATAVTAQIIAQVASHIYGGTTINRIDEVLAPFVEASLEKHRKTALRWQIADAEAYALERTEKECYDAFQSLEYEVNTLHTANGQTPFVTFGFGLGTSWSAKLVQQSILRNRIAGLGKNHKTAVFPKLVFAIKAGLNRLPGDRNYEIKQLALECASKRMYPDILNYEQVVKVTGSFKTPMGCRSFLGPWEENGELVHEGRNNIGVISLNLPRIALEARGDEPRFWELLDQRLTLAKKALMTRIARLENVKARVAPILYMEGACGVRLKADDDVAEIFRHGRASISLGYIGLHETINALSGGETHVYDDEQLRAKAVAIVSHLRQATERWKAETGYGFSLYSTPSENLCDRFCRLDAAEFGVVPGVTDKGYYTNSFHLDVEKKVNPYDKIDFEAAYPPVANGGFICYGEYPNVQHNLKALEDVWDYSHSRVPYYGTNTPIDECYECGFTGEFSCTSKGFTCPKCGNHDAARVSVTRRVCGYLGSPDARPFNAGKQEEVKRRVKHLAGPLG